Genomic window (Anaerolineales bacterium):
ACACGCTGAAGAACGAATACCCGCAGTTTGGCGGTGATTACCGCGTGCAGCACCATTCCGAACTGCTGGCCGAGCTGCTGGAAGCCGGCAAGTTGCAGACGCGCCCGACGGACGACGGCCGCGTTTTTAGCTACCACGACTCCTGCTACGTCGGACGCATCAACGGCCTTTTCGCGGAACCGCGCAAAACGCTGAACAGCGTCGATGGTTTGAAGCAGGTCGAATTCGAGCGGAACAAGATCAACGGATTTTGCTGCGGCGGCGGCGGTGGGCACATGTGGATGGAAATCGACCCGAACACGCGCATCAGCCACAGACGCCTGGCCGAAGCGGTCGAAATCCAGACGGACGTGATCGTGACGGCGTGTCCCTACTGCACGATCATGCTCGATGACGCCATCCGCTCGAAAGGCATGGGGGAGGAAATGGAAGTCAGAGATATTTGCGAGGTGCTCGCCGCGAACAGCGAATTGTAAAAGCGTCGGCTCTCAGATCTCGATCTCCGACATATACTTCGCCCCGCAGCGGTAGCACACAGCAAGGGGATTCTCTCGCCGGAAGTCGCGGAAGCGTTCCGCCCGGTCGCCGTTCCAAATCTCCTCGATCGTCGCTTCTCGCACGTTGCCGAGACAATAATCCGGAAAATCGACGCAGAAATTCGCATCGCCGTTGGGTTGGATGTCGATCAGTCTTTCGACGTTCATGCACCGCTGTGAGCCGACCGGGCTCGTAGCTTCCAGGAACCAGGTCCTGTATTCTTCTACGGACAACGGCATGTAGGGAAAATTCTCGAGATCTTCGAGGTTCGCCAGGTAGCGATTGTGCTGTGTTCGAAATTCATCGACATCCACGCCGGATTCCTCGTGATGGAAACCGCGCCACGAAAACGCCGCGGAGGCGAAATGCGCCTCCAATTCTCGTTCGTATACCTGCCCGACTTGTTCGGGAACATAGTAATACGGCACGATGTTGATGCTGCCGATTCCCAGGCTGCGGGCGACATCCGGCATCTCGCCAAGGCCGCGGTAGGAGAAGGGACTGATCGTGAAGCAGATCGAAGTGCTGATGCTCTTACCACCGTCTTGCCCCAACGTCTGGAGCGCTTCGATGCCCTCACGTAAGCGTTGAAAGCTGCCTTCGACGCCGCGCACTTGATCGTGGATCTCTTCCGGCCCGTCTACCGAAATCGTAAGGTGCATGTCTCCGATGTGGACGAGGTCGGCCGCGTACGTTTTCAACATCGTCCCGTTGGTGTCGATTGAAATGAACATCCCGCAGCCGTTGATGTATTCCAGCAGATCGATGATGCCCGGAAATAGAAACGGCTCTCCCCCGCGCAGGAGAACGAAGCGAACACCGCGGTCGGCCAATTCATCCACGAGCCGTTTCCAATCATCCAACCCCATCTCCTGCCGCAAGCGCGCTTTATCGGCGTGCATGTAGCCCTCTTCACTCCACTGGCCGCACA
Coding sequences:
- a CDS encoding radical SAM protein, whose amino-acid sequence is MNFPKFVSFTITNVCNLRCKMCGQWSEEGYMHADKARLRQEMGLDDWKRLVDELADRGVRFVLLRGGEPFLFPGIIDLLEYINGCGMFISIDTNGTMLKTYAADLVHIGDMHLTISVDGPEEIHDQVRGVEGSFQRLREGIEALQTLGQDGGKSISTSICFTISPFSYRGLGEMPDVARSLGIGSINIVPYYYVPEQVGQVYERELEAHFASAAFSWRGFHHEESGVDVDEFRTQHNRYLANLEDLENFPYMPLSVEEYRTWFLEATSPVGSQRCMNVERLIDIQPNGDANFCVDFPDYCLGNVREATIEEIWNGDRAERFRDFRRENPLAVCYRCGAKYMSEIEI